A window of the Natrinema salifodinae genome harbors these coding sequences:
- a CDS encoding glycosyltransferase family 2 protein has product MELSVVVSTLNDRERLLSCLDALAERTPPSTEIIVVNGPSSDGTTGVVRERDDVDVLVEISERNLGVSRNAGFEQATGDVVAFLDGEYAIDHSWYAAVDQAMGERADVVTGPVTGRPVDADLRSPRRVAGREVTHFHGDNVAFERTVLEALDGFDEYLEKESERDCAHRVSGLGFEVSWDAAMAARCEVGTDGGRADPDWGAAYRSLAYRLLKNYGPRPSVLARTAGSALRDGVASVRRLASGEAAPTDWADDGTDVVANLSRGLWDGVRARYADRSSRRNPNGLSTRHDRAVRIYDRR; this is encoded by the coding sequence ATGGAGCTCTCGGTAGTCGTGTCGACGCTGAACGACCGGGAGCGGTTGCTATCGTGTCTCGACGCCCTCGCGGAGCGAACGCCGCCGTCGACCGAGATTATCGTCGTCAACGGCCCGTCTTCGGACGGGACCACCGGCGTCGTCCGCGAGCGCGACGACGTCGACGTTCTCGTCGAAATCTCCGAACGGAACCTCGGCGTCTCTCGGAACGCCGGCTTCGAGCAGGCGACCGGCGACGTCGTCGCCTTCCTCGACGGCGAGTACGCGATCGACCACAGCTGGTACGCGGCCGTCGACCAGGCGATGGGCGAGCGCGCGGACGTCGTCACCGGCCCCGTCACCGGCAGGCCGGTCGACGCGGACCTCCGGTCGCCGCGGCGCGTCGCGGGTCGGGAGGTCACGCACTTCCACGGGGACAACGTCGCCTTCGAGCGGACGGTGCTGGAGGCCTTGGACGGGTTCGACGAGTACCTCGAGAAGGAGAGCGAGCGCGACTGCGCTCACCGCGTCTCCGGGCTCGGGTTCGAGGTGTCGTGGGACGCCGCGATGGCCGCCCGCTGTGAGGTCGGGACCGACGGCGGCCGCGCGGACCCCGACTGGGGGGCGGCCTACCGGTCGCTGGCGTACCGACTGCTGAAGAATTACGGGCCGCGGCCGAGCGTTCTCGCTCGGACCGCCGGCAGCGCGCTCCGAGACGGCGTCGCCAGCGTTCGCCGGCTCGCGTCCGGCGAGGCCGCCCCGACGGACTGGGCCGACGACGGCACCGACGTCGTCGCGAACCTCAGCCGCGGGCTCTGGGACGGCGTCCGCGCCCGCTACGCCGACCGCTCGAGTCG
- a CDS encoding class I SAM-dependent methyltransferase, whose translation MKGQEWYQADDVAEEYDDKRFSQGGQLIDRREKEAVLEAIMPVEDRKVLEIACGTGRFTVMLAHQGADVVGLDISAAMLQQGRRKAQDADLSGTLEFLRGDAGRLPFPDDHFDTVIAMRFFHLADDPEAFLEEMRRVSRDQIVFDTFNRFSARSVYNWALPMGSRLYSKSEVAVLLAKTDLTLADVEDDFLLPYGLYRSIPNGLASPLRAIDKAVGELPVTDHVASVSYWNAHVR comes from the coding sequence GTGAAAGGACAGGAGTGGTACCAAGCCGACGACGTCGCCGAGGAATACGACGACAAGCGGTTCTCTCAGGGCGGACAGCTGATCGACCGCCGGGAGAAAGAGGCCGTCCTCGAGGCTATCATGCCGGTCGAGGACCGGAAGGTCCTCGAGATCGCCTGTGGTACCGGGCGGTTTACGGTCATGCTGGCCCATCAGGGCGCCGACGTCGTGGGATTAGATATTTCGGCGGCGATGTTACAGCAGGGACGACGGAAAGCGCAGGACGCCGACCTCTCGGGCACACTCGAGTTTCTCCGCGGTGATGCGGGCCGGCTGCCGTTCCCAGACGATCACTTCGATACCGTCATCGCGATGCGCTTCTTCCATCTCGCGGACGATCCGGAGGCGTTCTTAGAGGAGATGCGACGGGTCTCTCGCGACCAGATCGTCTTTGACACGTTCAATCGATTCTCCGCGCGCAGCGTCTACAACTGGGCGCTCCCGATGGGATCACGGCTCTACTCGAAGAGCGAGGTGGCGGTGCTGCTCGCGAAGACCGATCTCACACTCGCCGACGTCGAGGACGATTTCCTCCTCCCCTACGGGCTCTACCGGTCGATCCCCAACGGGCTCGCCTCGCCGCTGCGGGCGATCGACAAGGCCGTCGGCGAGCTTCCAGTCACCGACCACGTCGCGTCGGTATCGTACTGGAACGCCCACGTTCGGTGA
- a CDS encoding MarR family transcriptional regulator yields the protein MSMSTAEDRAAAAEETLSEDEYRDRLRDLPPSAKLVAKVLETDSPLSQGQLAEESLLPDRTVRYALNRLEDVGLVGSRYSFRDARKQVYYLKH from the coding sequence ATGAGCATGAGTACAGCCGAGGATCGTGCCGCCGCCGCCGAGGAGACTCTCTCGGAGGACGAATACCGCGACCGTCTCCGCGACCTGCCCCCGAGCGCGAAGCTCGTCGCGAAAGTGTTAGAGACCGACTCGCCGCTCTCGCAGGGGCAACTCGCCGAGGAATCGCTGCTCCCCGACCGCACCGTCCGCTACGCGCTGAACCGCCTCGAAGACGTCGGCCTCGTCGGCTCGCGGTACAGCTTCCGCGACGCACGCAAACAGGTCTACTACCTCAAGCACTGA
- a CDS encoding MBL fold metallo-hydrolase yields the protein MGPTVTRCSVPVSTRAPGGETNAYLIGRDQAVLVDPAARTGNLDRLVVEREVAHIAVTHAHPDHVGAVDAYADETDATVWARYGRADRFRDATGREPDRTFAPGAAISLGDERVRILDAPGHAPDHVVLAVGRGGPILCGDCAVREGSVVVGAPEGDMRAYVTTLRRLWAIDPPALYPGHGPDIDAPRATLERLLSHRIRREERVLDAVADGAATLDEILDGAYEKDLSGVRDLARATVLAHLEKLAVEGRLAWDGERATPATRGSEDEGD from the coding sequence ATGGGCCCCACCGTCACTCGTTGTTCCGTTCCGGTCTCGACGCGCGCGCCAGGCGGCGAGACGAACGCCTACCTGATCGGCCGCGACCAGGCCGTCCTCGTCGACCCCGCGGCGCGAACCGGCAACCTCGATCGCCTGGTCGTCGAGCGCGAGGTCGCGCACATCGCCGTCACGCACGCTCATCCCGACCACGTCGGCGCCGTCGACGCCTACGCAGACGAGACCGACGCGACGGTCTGGGCCAGATACGGGCGGGCCGACCGGTTTCGCGACGCGACGGGGCGCGAGCCGGACCGCACGTTCGCGCCGGGAGCGGCGATTTCGCTCGGCGACGAGCGGGTTCGGATCCTCGATGCGCCCGGCCACGCCCCCGATCACGTCGTGCTCGCGGTCGGCCGCGGCGGGCCGATCCTCTGTGGCGACTGCGCCGTCCGCGAGGGCAGCGTCGTCGTCGGCGCGCCCGAGGGTGACATGCGCGCGTACGTGACGACGCTCCGTCGCCTCTGGGCGATCGACCCGCCGGCGCTGTATCCGGGTCACGGACCGGACATCGACGCGCCGCGGGCGACCCTCGAACGGTTGCTCTCGCATCGGATCAGGCGCGAGGAGCGGGTACTCGACGCGGTCGCCGACGGAGCCGCGACGCTCGACGAAATCCTCGACGGGGCCTACGAAAAGGATCTGTCCGGCGTGCGCGACCTCGCGCGGGCGACCGTCCTCGCCCATCTCGAGAAACTCGCCGTCGAGGGTCGCCTGGCCTGGGACGGGGAACGAGCGACGCCGGCAACGCGCGGGAGCGAGGACGAGGGCGACTGA
- a CDS encoding YkgJ family cysteine cluster protein: MQSLEAELEEARQLAVDDLADAIESIGFECTRCGACCTGEAEDDHTATVFPEEVRELEASDSYDGDYDWRDVARPMPYGLSATDDGDLEGETFEWALQTDGCGDCAFYEEADDGTGACAAHDDRPLICRTYPFSVALAGTSQPMGEAVDEEGVVRAHECEGLGRDISRTDAEDLARALKERAVRELEEAIAVRDEYEPVDPAPGEIVIHDSEGAKRADGTPLED, from the coding sequence GTGCAATCGCTCGAAGCCGAACTCGAGGAGGCTCGCCAGCTCGCGGTCGACGACCTCGCGGACGCGATCGAGTCGATCGGCTTCGAGTGTACCCGCTGTGGCGCCTGCTGTACGGGCGAGGCCGAGGACGACCACACGGCGACCGTCTTCCCCGAGGAAGTGCGCGAGCTAGAGGCAAGTGACAGCTACGACGGCGACTACGACTGGCGCGACGTCGCCCGCCCGATGCCCTACGGCCTCTCGGCGACCGACGACGGCGACCTCGAGGGGGAAACCTTCGAGTGGGCGCTCCAGACCGACGGCTGCGGGGACTGCGCGTTCTACGAGGAAGCCGACGACGGAACCGGCGCATGCGCCGCCCACGACGACCGCCCGCTTATCTGCCGGACCTATCCCTTCAGCGTCGCGCTCGCGGGCACCAGCCAACCGATGGGCGAGGCGGTCGACGAGGAAGGCGTCGTCCGCGCCCACGAGTGCGAGGGCCTCGGTCGGGACATCTCCCGCACGGACGCCGAGGACCTCGCGCGGGCGCTGAAGGAACGCGCCGTCCGCGAACTCGAGGAAGCCATCGCCGTCCGGGACGAGTACGAACCGGTCGATCCCGCGCCTGGCGAGATCGTCATCCACGACTCCGAAGGAGCGAAACGGGCGGACGGGACGCCGCTCGAAGACTAA
- a CDS encoding TRAM domain-containing protein, translated as MEISEKLLCLFSTEVSAEEDRYVIEVPHQEVETGDIDPGEVYRVALISREEGAAADDSTSTKPQSTPSEPQPPVDVGETRYVEIEDIGKQGDGIARVERGYVIIVPGADVGERVKIEVTEVKSNFAVGEIIEDTF; from the coding sequence GTGGAGATATCTGAAAAGCTGCTGTGTCTGTTCAGTACGGAGGTGTCGGCAGAGGAGGACCGATACGTCATCGAAGTACCACACCAGGAGGTCGAGACCGGCGATATCGATCCCGGTGAGGTCTACCGCGTCGCGCTCATCTCGCGCGAAGAGGGGGCCGCGGCCGACGACTCGACGTCGACGAAGCCCCAGAGCACGCCGTCGGAGCCGCAACCGCCGGTCGACGTGGGGGAAACCCGCTACGTCGAGATCGAAGACATCGGCAAGCAGGGCGACGGGATCGCCCGCGTCGAACGCGGCTACGTCATCATCGTCCCCGGAGCGGACGTCGGCGAACGCGTCAAGATCGAAGTCACCGAGGTCAAGTCGAACTTCGCGGTCGGCGAGATCATCGAAGACACGTTCTAA
- a CDS encoding radical SAM protein — MTDPETLSVTIVDGYVDEPAHFGVPPYISTYPRYAAGALVDAGVPRERITYHTIDGLRDEPDRWRDVDEADLLIYLGGMTVPGKYVGGTPAEPDEVRKLAWTASGTSLMGGPVKFGVGDENAGATETERQDLDFDFVAKGDVEAAVHDLVVNGLEGFNNRMRDVDEVSRWAREGAFIVEQHPNHPDYLIAELETSRGCAYRCSFCTEPLYGNPSFRPPPTVVGEVDALSDFGVKHFRLGRQADILAYGGDGEAPNPDALRQLYSGIREVAPDLETLHLDNMNPITIVEWPEKSREGIRIIAEHNTPGDTAAFGLESADPVVQEENNLNVSAEECFEAVEIVNEEAGWRPGGPRDPRPSDCASGAAASAGEDPGDGPSFGQDAPNRLPKLLPGINLLHGLKGEREETYERNREFLQRVYDEGYMLRRVNIRQVMAFDGTDMSDTGAEIAREHKQLFKRYKKRVREEIDNPMLERVAPSGTVLPDVHLEYHQDGKTFGRQLGTYPLLVGIPGERELGRTIDVAVVDHGYRSVTGVPYPLDLNAASMDELTAIPGVGDSTAGDIVVNRPYESVADANPGTTFDLSRFATVRPLERAD; from the coding sequence ATGACCGACCCCGAGACGCTGTCCGTGACGATCGTCGACGGTTACGTCGACGAACCCGCACACTTCGGGGTGCCGCCGTACATCTCGACGTATCCCCGGTACGCGGCGGGCGCGCTCGTCGACGCGGGCGTCCCCCGCGAACGGATCACCTACCACACGATCGACGGTCTCCGCGACGAGCCCGACCGCTGGCGGGACGTCGACGAGGCGGATCTCCTGATCTACCTCGGCGGGATGACCGTCCCCGGGAAGTACGTCGGCGGCACGCCGGCCGAACCCGACGAGGTCCGCAAACTCGCCTGGACCGCGAGCGGCACCAGCCTGATGGGCGGCCCCGTCAAGTTCGGCGTCGGCGACGAAAACGCCGGCGCGACGGAGACAGAACGACAGGATCTGGACTTCGACTTCGTCGCCAAGGGCGACGTCGAGGCCGCCGTCCACGACCTCGTCGTAAACGGCCTCGAAGGGTTCAACAACCGGATGCGCGACGTCGACGAGGTCTCCCGGTGGGCTCGGGAGGGCGCTTTCATCGTGGAACAGCACCCGAACCACCCCGACTACCTCATCGCCGAACTCGAGACCTCACGCGGGTGCGCGTATCGGTGTTCGTTCTGTACGGAACCGCTCTACGGCAATCCCTCGTTCCGTCCCCCGCCGACGGTCGTCGGCGAGGTCGACGCGCTCTCGGACTTCGGCGTCAAGCACTTCCGGCTGGGTCGCCAGGCGGACATCCTCGCGTACGGCGGCGACGGCGAGGCCCCCAATCCCGACGCACTCCGCCAACTCTACAGCGGCATCCGCGAGGTCGCGCCCGACCTCGAGACGCTGCATCTGGACAACATGAACCCCATCACGATCGTCGAGTGGCCCGAAAAGAGCCGCGAGGGGATCCGGATCATCGCCGAGCACAACACGCCGGGCGACACGGCGGCGTTTGGGCTCGAGTCGGCCGACCCGGTCGTCCAGGAGGAGAACAACCTCAACGTCAGCGCCGAGGAGTGCTTCGAGGCGGTCGAAATCGTCAACGAGGAGGCTGGGTGGCGACCGGGAGGGCCGAGGGACCCGAGGCCCTCCGATTGCGCGAGCGGCGCAGCCGCGAGCGCGGGCGAGGACCCCGGAGACGGTCCGAGTTTCGGTCAGGACGCTCCCAACCGCCTGCCGAAGCTGCTCCCCGGGATCAACCTGCTGCACGGTCTCAAGGGCGAGCGCGAGGAGACCTACGAGCGCAACCGCGAGTTCCTCCAGCGGGTCTACGACGAGGGGTACATGCTCCGGCGCGTGAACATCCGCCAGGTGATGGCCTTCGACGGCACCGACATGTCCGACACCGGGGCCGAGATCGCCAGGGAGCACAAGCAGCTGTTCAAGCGCTACAAGAAGCGGGTCCGCGAGGAGATCGACAATCCGATGCTCGAACGCGTCGCGCCCTCGGGGACTGTCCTGCCCGACGTCCACCTCGAATACCATCAGGACGGCAAGACCTTCGGCCGCCAGCTGGGCACCTATCCGCTGCTGGTCGGCATTCCGGGCGAACGAGAGCTCGGGCGGACGATCGACGTCGCGGTCGTCGACCACGGCTACCGCTCGGTGACCGGCGTTCCCTATCCGCTCGATCTCAACGCGGCCTCGATGGACGAACTCACCGCGATTCCCGGCGTCGGTGACAGCACCGCGGGCGATATCGTCGTCAACCGGCCCTACGAGTCCGTCGCCGATGCGAATCCGGGGACGACCTTCGATCTCTCCCGATTCGCAACCGTTCGACCGCTCGAGCGCGCGGACTGA
- a CDS encoding DUF7559 family protein translates to MPPTEEIVCTAEDCFLDLFENHYTYDVPDEFDVSELSCPVCGGTDCLERVEL, encoded by the coding sequence ATGCCGCCGACGGAAGAGATCGTCTGTACTGCGGAGGATTGCTTTCTCGACCTGTTCGAGAACCACTACACGTACGACGTTCCCGACGAGTTCGACGTTTCGGAGCTGTCGTGTCCGGTCTGCGGGGGTACCGACTGTCTCGAACGGGTCGAACTCTGA
- a CDS encoding Hsp20/alpha crystallin family protein encodes MTLRDLGKSVGNALYRQLGRANGRVQNHRSLPVDILENDAAYRVVFDAPGAEPDDVQVRYLDGNVKIRIDRFRQFHEGFEMRFPGRGMSLNGEAELPADAIVDPDAGTATLTETGTLSVEIPKDASVQDADDGAESDQTEPIAATDDLDDVEADPKTNTDVDADTDTDTEPVVIDD; translated from the coding sequence GTGACCCTTCGAGACCTCGGAAAATCGGTCGGTAACGCGCTCTACCGACAGCTCGGACGCGCGAACGGACGCGTCCAGAATCACCGCTCGCTGCCCGTCGACATCCTCGAAAACGACGCCGCCTACCGTGTGGTCTTCGACGCCCCCGGGGCCGAACCCGACGACGTCCAGGTTCGCTATCTCGATGGTAACGTCAAGATTCGGATCGACCGCTTCCGTCAGTTCCACGAGGGGTTCGAGATGCGGTTTCCCGGCCGCGGAATGTCGCTGAACGGCGAGGCCGAGTTGCCGGCCGACGCGATCGTCGATCCGGACGCCGGCACGGCGACGCTTACCGAAACCGGGACGCTAAGCGTCGAGATCCCGAAGGACGCGTCGGTTCAGGACGCCGACGACGGCGCCGAGTCCGACCAAACCGAGCCGATTGCTGCGACCGACGACCTCGACGATGTCGAGGCGGATCCGAAGACGAACACGGACGTGGACGCAGACACGGACACAGACACAGAGCCGGTCGTCATCGACGACTGA
- a CDS encoding NAD(P)/FAD-dependent oxidoreductase: protein MSGRDEPELAVGADAFTQQGAGLEVAVVGAGAVGATAAYDLAREGADVTLYDRGNVANDATGRAAGICYDAFADDLDAEIASDAIERFRALSGDDTFPFVECPYVWLAREGDTVRADAVREQVQRMQENGVVAFEMDGDALADRFPSLRTDDVEVAGIAGAAGYTDPSQYAACLAAAATGAGATLETDTPVEVRTDPARVIRPDGTVHEVDAVLVAAGARTKQLLADAEVPLAVKPYRVQALVAEGDLAEPMCYDATGDFYLRPHAEGLLAGDGTEEREADPDAYDREADPDFADDLLDRVSHRIPDADLAVERTWAGLCTATPDRDPLVGQVRDGLYVATGFQGHGFMRAPAIGQRLAEEIVSGPESEAGIEAFDPTRFDGDEEFAVVEGMTLDPN from the coding sequence ATGAGCGGCCGCGACGAGCCGGAACTGGCCGTCGGAGCGGACGCGTTCACGCAGCAGGGAGCGGGTCTCGAGGTGGCCGTCGTCGGTGCCGGTGCCGTCGGCGCGACCGCGGCGTACGACCTCGCGCGCGAGGGCGCGGACGTGACCCTCTACGACCGCGGGAACGTCGCGAACGACGCGACCGGTCGGGCCGCGGGAATCTGCTACGACGCGTTCGCGGACGACCTCGACGCCGAAATCGCCAGCGACGCGATCGAACGGTTCCGCGCGCTCTCGGGCGACGACACTTTCCCCTTCGTCGAGTGTCCCTACGTCTGGCTCGCCCGCGAAGGCGATACGGTTCGGGCCGACGCCGTCCGCGAGCAGGTCCAGCGGATGCAGGAAAACGGCGTCGTCGCGTTCGAGATGGACGGCGACGCGCTCGCCGACCGGTTCCCCTCCTTGCGGACCGACGACGTCGAAGTCGCGGGCATCGCGGGCGCGGCGGGCTACACCGATCCGAGCCAGTACGCGGCCTGTCTCGCGGCCGCGGCCACCGGCGCCGGCGCGACCCTCGAGACCGACACGCCGGTCGAGGTTCGAACCGATCCCGCGCGGGTGATTCGACCCGACGGCACGGTCCACGAGGTGGACGCGGTGCTCGTCGCCGCCGGCGCGCGGACGAAGCAACTGCTCGCCGACGCAGAGGTGCCTCTCGCCGTGAAACCCTATCGCGTTCAGGCGCTCGTCGCCGAGGGCGACCTCGCCGAGCCGATGTGTTACGACGCGACCGGCGACTTCTACCTGCGGCCCCACGCCGAGGGGCTCCTCGCGGGCGACGGCACCGAGGAGCGCGAGGCCGACCCCGACGCCTACGACCGCGAGGCCGACCCGGATTTCGCGGACGACTTGCTCGACCGGGTTTCTCATCGGATTCCGGACGCCGACCTCGCGGTCGAGCGCACCTGGGCCGGCCTCTGTACGGCGACGCCGGACCGGGACCCGCTGGTCGGCCAGGTCCGCGACGGCCTGTACGTCGCGACCGGGTTCCAGGGCCACGGCTTCATGCGTGCGCCGGCGATCGGACAACGACTCGCAGAAGAGATCGTAAGCGGGCCGGAGTCGGAGGCGGGAATCGAGGCCTTCGATCCGACGCGGTTCGACGGCGACGAGGAGTTCGCCGTCGTGGAGGGGATGACGCTCGACCCGAACTGA
- a CDS encoding DUF7521 family protein: MWVYAAALPTAIGLAVVKTLVLIVGGVITFFAYKAYRRTHQPALRYLAVGFGLVTLGLVLAGMLYELLGVPLMTGILLESLLVLLGFLVIARSLYVT, encoded by the coding sequence ATGTGGGTTTACGCTGCGGCACTGCCGACCGCGATCGGGCTGGCGGTCGTCAAAACGCTCGTCCTCATCGTCGGCGGCGTTATCACGTTCTTCGCGTACAAGGCCTACCGCCGGACCCACCAGCCGGCGCTTCGCTATCTCGCCGTCGGGTTCGGCCTCGTTACGCTCGGCCTAGTGCTCGCCGGCATGCTCTACGAACTGCTCGGGGTGCCGCTGATGACGGGCATCTTACTCGAGAGCCTGCTGGTGTTGCTCGGCTTCCTCGTGATCGCGCGGTCGCTGTACGTGACGTGA
- a CDS encoding CDGSH iron-sulfur domain-containing protein encodes MTRLVELDETGPRRLDPEDIDDEKGDVAVCQCGLSDSFPFCDGSHRRTHDEDDGTTYVYEDGERRAVERVVTSDEERDD; translated from the coding sequence ATGACGCGCCTGGTCGAACTCGACGAGACGGGACCGCGGAGGCTCGATCCGGAGGACATCGACGACGAGAAAGGCGACGTTGCGGTCTGCCAGTGCGGGCTCTCGGACTCGTTTCCCTTCTGTGACGGGAGCCACCGGCGGACGCACGACGAGGACGACGGGACGACCTACGTCTACGAGGACGGCGAGCGGCGGGCGGTCGAACGAGTCGTGACGAGCGACGAGGAGCGCGACGACTGA
- a CDS encoding mannose-1-phosphate guanylyltransferase, with protein sequence MDRPVVACVLAGGIGSRLYPASRSDRPKQFLPLADGQSLLSRTIDRTAFADERYVLTRDSFADEIREHAPEAGVLVEPAGKDTGPALVYAAWRLRDRFDEEPVLICLPSDHHVADDAAFAARLERAAAVAAETEGLVTLGVEPTRPATGYGYIVPDGDSDERALEDGDDCVPVDRFTEKPDRETATRLVDAGAYWNAGIFAWSPSAVLREARDSPLAPLVDALEAGEPERGFDAVDAVSVDYAIMERATDVYVTPLSVGWDDLGIWDAVGRVRAADDADNEAVAGEVLSLEAADNVIAAPDAHVSLIEVEDLIVAAYDDRILVAPREASQRVRDVVDRLRERESF encoded by the coding sequence ATGGACCGGCCAGTCGTCGCCTGCGTCCTCGCCGGCGGTATCGGCAGCCGGCTCTACCCCGCGAGCCGGAGCGACCGTCCTAAACAGTTTCTCCCCCTGGCCGACGGTCAGTCGCTGCTCTCGCGGACGATCGATCGGACGGCCTTCGCCGACGAGCGGTACGTCCTGACCCGCGACTCCTTCGCCGACGAAATCCGCGAGCACGCGCCCGAGGCCGGCGTGCTGGTCGAACCGGCGGGGAAAGACACCGGTCCGGCGCTGGTCTACGCCGCCTGGCGTCTCCGCGACCGATTCGACGAGGAGCCCGTCCTGATCTGTCTGCCCAGCGACCACCACGTCGCCGACGACGCGGCGTTCGCGGCGCGGCTCGAACGGGCCGCCGCGGTCGCCGCCGAGACCGAGGGACTCGTCACGTTAGGCGTCGAGCCGACGCGGCCGGCGACGGGGTACGGGTACATCGTCCCCGACGGCGACAGCGACGAGCGCGCGCTCGAGGACGGCGACGACTGCGTCCCCGTCGACCGCTTCACCGAGAAACCCGACCGCGAGACCGCCACACGGCTCGTCGACGCCGGCGCGTACTGGAACGCCGGGATCTTCGCCTGGTCGCCGAGCGCCGTGCTCCGCGAAGCGCGCGACTCGCCGCTCGCGCCGCTTGTCGACGCGCTCGAGGCCGGCGAGCCCGAGCGCGGATTCGACGCGGTCGACGCCGTCAGCGTCGATTACGCGATCATGGAGCGCGCGACCGACGTCTACGTGACGCCGCTGTCAGTCGGCTGGGACGATCTGGGGATCTGGGACGCCGTCGGGCGCGTCCGTGCGGCCGACGACGCGGACAACGAGGCCGTCGCGGGCGAGGTCCTCTCGCTCGAGGCCGCGGACAACGTCATCGCCGCGCCCGACGCGCACGTCTCGCTGATCGAGGTCGAGGACCTAATCGTCGCCGCCTACGACGACCGAATCCTCGTCGCCCCGCGCGAGGCGTCCCAGCGCGTCCGTGACGTCGTCGACCGGCTGCGCGAGCGCGAGTCGTTCTAA
- a CDS encoding DUF7091 family protein, whose protein sequence is MADRRRLERLLRSTLQEAGEQYEQFRKSTDGQLGEAREAYEVAKNARGLPSDDAGRAKIVCRRYAEQRAAKLDDEYRPACYEAGHPDCEGCAEDVRAGRIETW, encoded by the coding sequence ATGGCGGACCGGCGTCGGCTCGAGCGACTCCTGCGCTCGACGCTCCAGGAAGCGGGTGAACAGTACGAACAGTTCCGGAAATCGACCGACGGGCAGCTCGGGGAGGCCCGCGAGGCCTACGAGGTGGCGAAAAACGCCCGCGGGCTCCCCTCCGACGACGCCGGCCGCGCGAAGATCGTCTGCCGGCGCTACGCCGAACAGCGGGCGGCGAAGCTCGACGACGAGTACCGCCCGGCCTGTTACGAGGCGGGCCACCCCGACTGCGAGGGCTGTGCGGAAGACGTCCGCGCGGGACGGATCGAGACCTGGTAA
- a CDS encoding dihydrodipicolinate synthase family protein, with protein MDDSDIRDALRGITCPTVTPFDDGSIDQAALNDLLDHLQAGGIDAVFPCGTTGEFPSLAAEEHRRVVEATVDRADVPVVAGAAATSVEETVAAVDRAADAGADAAAIVAPYFTAANAPAGNRRFFESVLDQASLPVLLYNIPQCTGQRIEPETVAAVAEHERAIGIKDSSGDLAYFLSVLGKTPDEFLCLQGYDALLVPALRMGADGGINALSNVVPEVLREAFERADDERGRKLQAEAISPLFEACTTHGFAPATKTALTHRGVIPSDEVRPPLIAVDDDGSETIGDAVEATLDVAGR; from the coding sequence ATGGACGACAGCGACATCCGCGACGCGCTCCGCGGGATCACCTGCCCGACGGTGACTCCCTTCGACGACGGATCGATCGACCAGGCGGCCCTGAACGACCTGCTCGATCACCTCCAGGCGGGCGGGATCGACGCGGTCTTCCCCTGCGGGACGACCGGCGAGTTCCCGAGCCTGGCGGCCGAGGAGCACCGACGCGTCGTCGAGGCGACAGTCGACCGCGCCGACGTGCCGGTCGTCGCGGGAGCCGCGGCGACGAGCGTCGAGGAGACGGTCGCGGCCGTCGACCGCGCCGCCGACGCGGGCGCAGACGCCGCGGCGATCGTCGCACCGTATTTCACCGCCGCGAACGCGCCCGCGGGCAACCGACGGTTCTTCGAGTCGGTCCTCGACCAGGCGTCGCTGCCCGTTCTCCTGTACAACATTCCGCAGTGTACGGGGCAGCGCATCGAGCCCGAGACCGTGGCCGCCGTCGCCGAGCACGAGCGGGCGATCGGGATCAAGGACTCGAGCGGCGACCTGGCGTACTTCCTCTCGGTGTTGGGGAAGACGCCCGACGAGTTCCTGTGTCTCCAGGGGTACGACGCCCTGCTGGTGCCCGCGCTGCGGATGGGCGCCGACGGCGGGATCAACGCGCTGTCGAACGTCGTCCCCGAGGTGCTCCGGGAGGCGTTCGAGCGGGCGGACGACGAGCGCGGTCGGAAACTCCAGGCCGAGGCGATCTCGCCGCTGTTCGAGGCCTGCACGACCCACGGCTTCGCGCCGGCGACGAAGACGGCGCTGACCCACCGCGGCGTCATCCCGTCCGACGAGGTCCGGCCGCCCCTGATCGCCGTCGACGACGACGGATCCGAGACGATCGGCGACGCCGTCGAGGCGACGCTCGACGTCGCCGGGCGGTAG